The DNA sequence AGCGCCTTTCTGAAAGAAAGAGAACTTAGATTCGGTGAGGACTTTGCTGCCTTGTCTGCTGCAGTCAAGGCAAAATTATGGCCTCTCGTACAACAGGCCCGAAATCAAGGAAACGGTGGATACTACAGGGGAATCAGAGCTTTTTTCGCCAACGGTAAAGAAATACGACCGGGgtgatttgatttgttctgtCGGTAGGTTTACAAGGTAGTTCCTTCCCCACTGCAAACTGAACGTTCTACTTTTGAAACATGGTGTTACTATTTTACAAGTTAAGAATTCTGTTAATACATATATGAAGCAACTTTTTATAGAGAGGGTAAAGTTGAGATTGCATAGGATTTTTCTTTCTATTCTATAGATATGGACTTGAAGTTTATGTCAATCAATGCCAGGGGGATACGTAACCTGTTGAagagaaaagcattttttttgttttgtaaggactgcaacgcagatcttgtattcattcaagaaacacattcatgcaaagaggactataattattggaaaaatcagTGGGGCAGTGACATTTTTTTGGCCCACGGGACAAATTATTCAGCTGGGGTTGCAATTTTAGCACACAATTTCAAAGGGACATTTTTGTTTACTCAAATGGACTCcaatggacattggctagtagcggtcatcaaccacatggacagattatttgtgttgtgtaatgtatatggatactgttctagtcctccaaataacttacttctagaggaaattgaagaaattcttaaatcttctgagaaaatatccatccagtcagataatagttggtggagattttaatatggtttattctaatgagactgatagattgcctcataggcctaacattggtgtgaacaagttggtgaatttctgccaaagcctggacttaattgacatatggagagtaaaaaaccctggagagatacaataCACATGGAGTAATAGAGATCGTTCCTTACAATCAAGAATTGATTTGTGGGTGATAACCTCTAGTCTTGTGCCCAACACTGTAGAGGTAAAAATACTGCCTGCAGTCCTGACGGATCATAAAGTCATATGGTTGACTAAGAATATGCAGTAATGATGGTAAGAAATACTCTGGTGGTTACTGGAAACTAAATAACTCATTGTTATTGcatgatttaaaaaatgtgattaagaATCTAATTTCTGTTTACTGGAGTTTAGCTACATCTAATGCAGAATATGGGAAATATTGGGAACTGCTGAAATTTAAAATCCGCTCAGCCTGTATTACTTATGGAAAACGGCTTGCTTTAAGAAGGAGATGTGAGGTAGCTGAACTCTCTAAGACAATTGCTGATATCACAGAGATTGAGCATCTTGATCTTAATGAGAAAGCTAAATTGAATGATTTACAGAATCAACTAGATACATTGTATGAGGAAAAGGCTAGAGGAGCTTTCATAAGATCTAGAAAACAATGGCTTGAAAAAGGTGAAAAGAACAGTAGATACTTTTTTAatttggagaagaggagaggggaactcaaCACACTTCGGAAACTTAAAATTAATGGGGTTACCACTGAGGATAGAGAGTTGTTATCAGAATTTACCACTAAATTTTATGAGAATCTTTACTCCTTAGATAACAATTTGAGTGACTCTAAGGATCTCCTTGATTCTATAGAGAATGTTAATTCGATTAGTGAAGAACTCAATCAGTCTTGTTGCCAAGATTTATCCATTATGGACATCCAGTACGGGGTTGCTACGTTAAAAAAAGAACAAATCTCCAGGTTGTGATGGATTAACCTCTGAATTTTACAAAACCTTCTTTGAAGAAATAGCACCTTTTTTACTTGAAACCTTTAAGGAGGCTATAAAGAAGGgagaactacctgcctctctgaagCAAGGGGTTATTACTCTTATACCTAAACCACACAAGGATCTCCTAAGTATTGATAATCGGCGTCCAATCACACTCCTAAATAGCGACTACAAAATTATAGCCTTAATCTTTGCAAAAAGGTTAAAGTCTTGCTTAAATGATCTGATTGATGAATGTCAATCAGGGTTTATGAAAGGGCGCCATATCTAATAATCTGAGGCTGATATTAGACTTGGTTGAGTATCGTGATCTATTAGATGACTTCCCTGTTATCCTATTTCTGGATTTTCAGAAAGCATTTGATACAGTAAGTCACAATTTTATCTTTGATTGTCTTAAGCATTTGAAATTTGGTCGTTTCTTTGTTGATGCTATTAGAACTCTGTATAATGGTGGCAATAGCTGTATCAAACTCTGTCATGGAACATCCTCAAGAtttaacatttacaaaggaatGACAAATTTGTCCaatttcaccttttttatttttgttagtttctcaaatgtcatgctcattagttcataaaagtccatttgaaggcattacattccagtccagagagatcaagatatcccaactggcggatgacacctcactttttttgaaaaatgtatctcaAGCTAGATTAGCATTGGATATCGTGAAGCAGTTCTCCAAAATCTCAGGCTTGACTTTAAATCTTTCCAAATGTGAGTTGTTTGTTGTGAAAGGAGCTGTCAACCCAGCAGATTGTAACATCTCTGAAAAAGATACTGTAACCTAACTCGGTGTAAAGATCACCAAAAATCTTAAGGCTatgaatgatcttaatttgaaccctgtaaatgaatctgtcaaaaaaaaattctcatggttagggagggatttaagtcttcaaggaagggtgcttttatccaaagctgaggggctatctcgtgcatcctatcttttttcatctattgacattcccaaatccacttgctgtaccttaggcttttgtacaacttcatatggaaaaacaagccacataagataTAAAGAGCTGTTATCAccaacagggtttgtgatggcggtctaaatgtcttagatttcactctcttcaatcagatatcaaaggtcaactggattaaaaggtacataaaaaatcctcatagcttctggaatattatacctcattttgtttttcagaagttcggcgggcttaattttttactacaatgtccatatattgtgggtaaaattcctgtgaaactggcggtttttcacaagcaggctttaatgtgctgggctttgttgtataaacacaacttttcacctcaaatgttttatttggaaCAATGTGTCAATATTACATAGAAATAAGATGTTATTTAACTATAAATGGTTCTCGAAAAACATTGTTCTTGTCAGCCAATTGGTTAATAACAGTGGGAATCTATTTACAcggagagaatttatggaaatatacaactgaggtttcaagcaaggaatatgtcactgttattaaagctatacctagtgggataaaaactTTACTTCAATAATGCCTATTTTGGAATTTCTCCGATTGTAAGCGATATTCAGTTGAATGGCATTGGTCTACTAGATACGAAATTCAACAATCGTTTAataagggatattttctacaggaagtctattccctctgcgatattttgttgggcttcatcgtttgatgtaaactggcgccgtgcatggctcactccacacagatttatggtgaccaataaagtaaaggagatctcctttaagataatccatagatgctatccgtgtaatagcttaatttctaaatatatatttgacgttaccagtgaatgcagtttttatgaactagaaactgaatctattgaacacttattctgtaattgtttatatagtgaagtgttttggactgatgtaaaactatatcttagccgcaaattgcatacaaccattgatattactaagtttgacatattttactacactgattccacaattgaacgtgagtatgtcataaatctATTTTATTAGGAAAATCTTTCATCCACAAATcaaaatttatgaagaaaaagcccCTTTTCTTAATTGTTTTATCTGATTTGGAACAGTACGTAGAAtctttaaaacgtatacaaaacaatgtCAAAAAAATTTATTCgatatgtctgtatttgatttgatatagctttttttttctttttttctctaatttctttggattccctctggctgttatgttatgtttacgttttgcatgttactgttatttacaacaagttaaataaagatttgtgcaaactttaaaaaatgtaaaaagttcAAAGGAGGGaccattttggattgagctgttgATGGGGCAGCATTGGTTTTAAGCTGTCCCCATAAtgtatatgtaaccgatgtgaaatggctagttagttagcagtggtgcgcgctaatagcatttcaataaGTGACGTCactcgagcccgggttggggcgaagagggacggaacctacactgttacatatacttttgatggcagtactgttgtttttcttctggattcactatgtaaataaacacccttgcacAGAAGTACTTTTGCGGCTctgccattttttttatttgatagaggttaggtttttcagtttagccttctggcctacccTACGTGACAATAGCCAACCATGCTACCATTTATCCAGTGATCATTCATTAGCCAACCATGCTAACATTTATCCATTGAGCATTCATTAGCCAACCATGCTACCATTTATCCATTGAGCATTCATTAGCCAACCATGCTACCATTTATCCATTGAGCATTCATTAGCCATGCTCCAAAGTAAATGGGTCGGTAGACTATTTGACAGTAGACCTAtatgggtaggctacagtattgctgAGCGATAGGAGCGCGACATCCTAGTCTATTTAATCTCAGAGCCTATACCAAGGCAGGCGATGGAAACACAATCATGTATCGATAAACTAAATATTGAACAGCAATTTGTCTTTTGCAGACAAGTGTTGGCTGCAGGCAGCATTTAGGCTACTTTTCAATTGTTCAATAGACAACCAATCTTGCAGAATTTTCAGTTTGAAAAAGTCACTGCAAAAGATTGAAACATTCTGCCCACAACGCTACAGAAATGTGCTCAAATTAACCATTGAGCTTTCTTATTTTAGAAACTGTCAGCGGGGGAGGGAGAAGATCACATTTTTAATAGTATGTTTTAAATTGTTCTGTCGCTgacatatatacactgaacaaaaatataaacgcaacaggaaacaattttactgagttacagttcatataaggaaatcagtcaattgaaataaattcattaggccctaatctatggatttcacacgacTGGGCAGGGCAGTCATGGATGGGCAtaagctccccagtgggtgggccaggcccagccaataataatttgtttttccccacaaaagagtatattacagacagaaattatgatgctgggacaattgtgtgccgccctatggactcctggtcacggccagttgtgacgcagcctgggattgaacccgggtctgtagtgacacctcaagcactacGATGTCATGCCTTAAGACCACAGCGCCACTCTGTAGGCAATTCTCCTCATTTCTATTAGAAAACTACATATTtttacaaatacatttatttGTTTCAAATAGCACAATCAACAGTTAGAAATAAAAGGATTGATTTTAGAAAATCACATTGTTCAATGTTTTTAGTAGTTCCATATTGTTACGGTTGCTGCACAGTGTTGCCATATGGCAACATatacacatttaaaaatatattttttacttttgtctATTTGGGGCCATTTTAAGTGAGAAAAACAAATCCAACAGATTTTGTTGCATGGTCCTATTTTAATGCGTGCAGTAGAGCGTTAAAAGTGTAAAGACGTATTTTACTAATTAGGcccatcaacaacaaaaaaaatgtacataGGAGGTCTGTACTGCCAAGTAATAAAATCGACTTTCACACCTGGGTTTGAAGTTGATGTGGCAGAACACTGCCAAGAGGCAGGGATATaatgggtcgttccaccaatttggTCCCTTTTGCGAAGTGCAAaattggtaaaaaaataaaattgatttcccctaattttaacattatgtcataaagagcacatgttcaacttcataaaaaacatgttcccatctcaagaggttaaataaaacaatggcTGTAGTAAGTGGCGATTAAGTGCAGGGTTGGTGATTTCTTCTTAAATCAGCCATCAATCTCCTTATGGACAGGGGGAATGAAAGCTTGTTGTGTCCATcaggcaattgaatgcaagcttcacaaaaattGTTGAAACATTTCTAGCCTGGCTAACAGTGGATCCCACTCAGTTTTCACAACCAAACACCAGGAAATGGCCAAAAAGAAGCAGCTCATCTGCTTTTACTCTGAGTTCACTACTACACGTTCAATGTTTCCACATGAAATAAAAacaatcttcagaaatgactgtcaaagcAACAACTAGGGGTTTACAACGCTTTACAACGGTGGTGAAGCTTGGAGACATTTTgggattaagtgggttaaaatcttcctagaagtgacacAGAGGGGCATTTCAAAATGCTGAATTGTTGGCAAATTAGCAAGTCTatttattagaggtcgaccgattatgatttttcaacgctgataccgattattggaggaccaaaaaaagccgatatcgATTAAAtcggacaattttttttaaatacacaaatatatatatatttgtgataatgacaattacaacaatactgaatgaacactttaatTTTCACTTAATACATAAAATAACATGGGAacacatgttaaaaggaaccagcaGCTTTCATgggtcttcaatattcccagttaagaagttttaggttgtagtgcAGAAAGCAGAGCTTGTCTACCTGGTCCCCTGTCAGTCTGCTCCAACACTTATCATAAATGATCCCCACCTCACTGAACACTCTCTCGCTTGGGACCGAAGAAGGTGGGGTACAGAGAAACTTCTTTGCCAGTGGAGCGAGGGATTGAAATCTGTCCTCATTCTGCTTCCACCACTCCAAAGGCAAGCCGCTCTTTCTGTCAATGACAGGCTCTGTGAGGTAGCACTCCAACTCAATTTCAAAACTGCACTGGACTTCAGCCCTGCCCTGGACTTCAGCCCTGCCCTCTTGGCTTCCAAGGATTCTAGCGTAGAGGCTGTCCACCAGACTGGGTGGCTGATCTACCTGGACTCTTTGCCTCTTTGCACCTGGATCCTCCTCTTCACTCGTCCCTTCTGCTGTGGCTCTGGGATTTGGTTTCCTTAGTAGGTCAGACTCCTCCTTCAGCCACTCTTTTGCTTTCTCTAGTGCTGTCCCTGAGGGGAAGGCGTAGCTCTTGTAACGTGGATCCAGGACAGTTGCCAGAACCAGGCACTTTGTCTCCTCTGCCTTGGAGAACCTCCTTGTCAGACTGTCCAACATGGTCTTCTGTAAAGTTTTGATGCCTTGAGTAGAAGAACCCTCCTGCTGCAGCATCAGCTTCAGCACCGACACACTGGGGATGATGCATGCTGCTGTAGAGTTGGAGTGGCTCATCTCCAGTGTCACCTCTTCCATAGGTGCCAGAATCTCAATTAGGTTAGAGACAATATCCCACTGTGCAGCAGACAAACTGCTGATGTGTCCGTATTCACCTGCATACACATTCAGTGCACGCCTCTGTTCAAACATCCTCTGCAACATGTGTAGTGTTGAGTTCCAGCGAGTTTGAACTGCTTGGATGATGCTGTGTTTGGGAAGGCCGAGCTCTTCCTGAATGGCCCCCAGCCTCTGTTTGGCCAGTACAGAATGGTCAAAGTGAGTTGCACAGCTCTTCAACATGCCAATAATGTTTAGCACAGCTCTCTGACTGGATAGGCCATCATTGATTACAAGCTGTAGGGTGTGTGCACTGCAGCTGAAGTCTGGAAGCTCTGCCAGTCTCATACCTTTCACCATGTTTGCCCCACTGTTCCTGAGGACCAGCACTACACGTTCTGTGTGGATTTCCCAGTATTCCAACATGGTCAAAAACATCTCTCTGATGTAGTTTCCTGCGTGTGATCCAGTCATAGTCTTGACATTCAGCACAACCTGCTTTCTTGTCCAGACATTGTCAATGAAATGTCCAGTAAGGCTCATCCGGGACTCTGTAGTGCCTGACCAGCAGTCAGTTGTGAATGCCATGTGTGGAGCGTTCACTGGTGCCACCAGATTCTTCACTTTCATCACAACTCTTTCATGTGTTTTATCTAGCATTTCTGTGCGAAAGAAGTTTTCATCTTTGATCCTGTACCGGGGTTCAGCAAGACTAATCAGCCGCTGAAAACCAACGTCAGACACCACTGTAAATGGCTGGTTGTCAGTGGCAATCATCTCAATAATTGCTTCATCCATCTTCTTGGCCCTCGGGTCTTTGTCCTGCCATTTTGCTTGTTTATTAAAAAGTTGCAAGAGTGTAGCCTGCGATGTCTGTGACGTGTCTGTATCACATTTTCCTTGTGAAGAATTTGTTTGTGCTTTTTTCATCATTGCTTCCTTATGGGCTTCTGGATGGGTGTTCTTAAGGTGATTCCACAGGTTGGTGGTATTTTTGGATTTAGCCATCGCTGACCCCATGCTTATATCTTTATCACAAATGAGACACCTTGCTTTCCCTGGTACCAATTCGATGTAATAGTCCCACACTGGTGCTCTGCTTTTCTCTGCCATCTGTAAAattaatatcacacacacacacacacacacacacactgaagtgacaaggatactgaagagtctgcttatgagacacaaatactctcaactctttgaataataaaaattgagtttaagttacctgtgatgaatgttgaaaacaaaaactgttaTTTCTATATGTAAggaatcctattttaataatgggcacgGTAAGAACCGACGACCAAAGTGTGAGTCATAATCCCCATGACACCTTccagcaaaatctgaaaagcggctccttcattcatttattccataggatatttttagattgacttcaaataaggtctgtgtttcgtgtaggcttacacCACCTCGCCAATTtgataactgtgtagatatccataggacaAGGTAACTCTGATCAATACTGACTAAATATAAGCAAAGATAAATatttttgtagagtggatttatgaaaataagTTGACAAATGTTACCTTatcctagtgagatttacacgggtatcaaaacgccaAGGcgttgaagtagatcaagacattctctatggaagacatgaacggtaaaataacgaaggaaccccttcCAAGTTCAGCCGTAAGtaattataggaattatgacacgtCAACTTTTTCTCtcaatacaatttgtatttcatatacctttgactattggatgttcttataggcactttagtattgccagcctaatctcgggagttgataggcttgaaatcataaacagcgctgtgtttcaagcattgcgaagagctgctggcaaacacaggaaagtgctgtttcaatgaatgcttacgagcctgctgctgcctgccaccactcagtcagactgctctatcaaatcatagacttaattataatacaataaacatacagaaatacgagccttaggtcattaatatagttaaatccggaaactataatttcgaaaacaaaacgtttattctttcagttcCGTATTTTATAGAAatggtggcaaccctaagtcttaatattgctgttacattgcacaaccttcaatgttatgtcataattacgtaaaattcaggcaaattagttcgcaacgagccaggcggcccaaactgttgcatatatcctgactctgcttgcaatgaacgcaagtgaatatcttttaactaaatatgcagtttaaaaaaatatatacttctttgtattgattttaagaaaggcattgatgtttatggttaggtacattcgtgcaacgattgtgcttttgttaaatcatcacccgtttggtgaagtaggctgtgattcgataataaattaacaggcaccgcattgattatatgcaatgcaggacaagcttgttaacctagtaatatcatcagccatgtgtagttaactagtgattatgtgaagattgattgttttttataagataagtttaacttctttggatgaataaggtgcccagagtaaacagcctgctactcaggcccagaagctaggatatgcatattattagtagatttggatagaagacactctgaagtttctaaaactgtttgaatgatgtctgtgtataacataactcatatggcaggcaaaaacctgagaaaactccaaccaggaagtgggaaatctgaggtttgtagtttttcaagtgattgcctatccaatatacagggggtcataactgtgtagatatctgtggggtcatattacacttcctaaggcttccactagatgtaaacagtctttagaaccttgtttcatgcttctactgtgaatggggagagaataagagctattggaatcaggtgtctggAAAAATGGCATGAGCTCAGTCACACGCGCGGCCGTGAAAGCGAGCCGAGTTCCTttacatttctaaagacaaaggaattgtccggttggaatattagtgaagatttatgataaaaacatcctaaagattgattctatacatcgtttgacatgtttctacaaactgtaatgcaacttttttgacttttcgtctggactcaGTGCATGCGCActggaatagtgaactgaacgcgcgaacaaaagggatgtatttggacataaatatggactttatcgaaacaaaaacatttattgtgaaactgggattcctgggagtgcattccgatgaagatcaaaggtaagtgaatatttataatgctatttctgacttttgttgactccaacatggcgggtatctctatggcttgttttggtgtctgagcgctgtactcagattatcgcacggtgtgcttttgccgtaaagctttttttacatctgacacagcggttgcattaaggagaagtgcatctttaattctatgtaaaacacttgtatcttatatcaacgtttatgatgagtatttctgtaaattgatgtggctccctgcaaaaatcactggatgttttggaggcaaaatattactgaacataacacgccaatgtaaactgagatttttgtatataaatatgaactttatcgaacaaaacatgcatgtattgtgtaacatgaagtcctatgagtgccatctgatgaagatcatcaaaggttagtgattaattttctctctatttctgctttttgtgactcctgtctttggctgtatgtttttttgtgactagatGCTGACCTAACACAAtcatatggtatgctttcgccgtaaagcctttttgaaatcagacacggtggctggattaacaagaagttaagctttaaaatggtgtataatacttgtattttaattatgagatttctgttttgaatttgtcgccctgcaatttcactggctgttgttgaggtgggacgctagccacatatcccagagaggttttaatgctagctagcaaattaccttggctccttgctgcactcgcgtaacaggtggtcagcctgccacgaaGTTTCCTCATGGAATgcaatcggccataatcggtgtccaaaaatgccgatgactgattgttatgaaaacttgaaatcggccccaattaaatcgggcatgccgattaatcggccgacctctactaTTTATATTAAAAACCTGATTTATTGATTTCAcaatgtggtctatattaaagggcatcTCATTGAACATGTATTTTAATATTggataataatagtaatagtggAGCGACCCTGACATTTTAACTGGTGATATTTTAGGGATGATAACCAAGTGAAACTCATCCCACATggagagcagtggtaaggcttctcgcctgtgtgtattctctgatggTTATTTAGGTATCCTTCCCAAtggaaactcttcccacactgttCACAGtacggtttctcccctgtgtgtattctttggtGGTTATTTAGGTGTCCTACCCGATGGAAACTCTTCCACTGATCACAGTGGTATGGCTTCTCTCTTGTGTGATATTTCTGGTGTTCATTTAGCCGTCCTGCCTGactaaagctcttcccacattgggagcagtggtagggcttctcgccactgtgtattctctgatgaCTCTGAAGGCTTCCTTCCAACTTAAAACTCTTGCTACAATgagagcagtggaaaggcttcttTCCTGTGTGAGTAAGTTGGTGTGTCTTCAAGATGCTTGGGGTCTGAAATCTCTTGCCACATTGACCACACGTGTGAGGCTTCTTTGTTTTGAGAGTCTGTTGGTGTGGAATGAGGTGAGTTGGACAAATAAAACTGCCTCTGCAATCTGAACAGGGGTGGGGCCTACAAGTGTGTCTTCTCAACTCCTCTGGCTCATAGAAACTGGTCAAGCAGTCCATGCAGTGGTGATGTTTCTGTCTTGAGttcctctgtctgtgttgttTATGGTTTCCTGATGCTGTGGAACTGGGCTCACTGTCTGAACCTGGCCTGGAGCTCTCTCCTGTGGGAATATGAACATATATGGGGTTAGAATCAGAAAGGAAACATTGAAAGGGGCTTTAAAATACTTTGGATGCAAGCAGAAGCAATACAATAGGCACCAACCTCTCTCCGTACTCCACACCTG is a window from the Salmo trutta chromosome 38, fSalTru1.1, whole genome shotgun sequence genome containing:
- the LOC115178793 gene encoding zinc finger BED domain-containing protein 4; this encodes MSEPKSTESPGSGCDVPAQRSAQQGPEMVSLKLEDCSQTLELNVIVKEEWEEREIEEEGGVKEEVEERGVKEEERGVKEEEDENREVSAPDLREEEAAVDSITDPGESSRPGSDSEPSSTASGNHKQHRQRNSRQKHHHCMDCLTSFYEPEELRRHTCRPHPCSDCRGSFICPTHLIPHQQTLKTKKPHTCGQCGKRFQTPSILKTHQLTHTGKKPFHCSHCSKSFKLEGSLQSHQRIHSGEKPYHCSQCGKSFSQAGRLNEHQKYHTREKPYHCDQWKSFHRMAEKSRAPVWDYYIELVPGKARCLICDKDISMGSAMAKSKNTTNLWNHLKNTHPEAHKEAMMKKAQTNSSQGKCDTDTSQTSQATLLQLFNKQAKWQDKDPRAKKMDEAIIEMIATDNQPFTVVSDVGFQRLISLAEPRYRIKDENFFRTEMLDKTHERVVMKVKNLVAPVNAPHMAFTTDCWSGTTESRMSLTGHFIDNVWTRKQVVLNVKTMTGSHAGNYIREMFLTMLEYWEIHTERVVLVLRNSGANMVKGMRLAELPDFSCSAHTLQLVINDGLSSQRAVLNIIGMLKSCATHFDHSVLAKQRLGAIQEELGLPKHSIIQAVQTRWNSTLHMLQRMFEQRRALNVYAGEYGHISSLSAAQWDIVSNLIEILAPMEEVTLEMSHSNSTAACIIPSVSVLKLMLQQEGSSTQGIKTLQKTMLDSLTRRFSKAEETKCLVLATVLDPRYKSYAFPSGTALEKAKEWLKEESDLLRKPNPRATAEGTSEEEDPGAKRQRVQVDQPPSLVDSLYARILGSQEGRAEVQGRAEVQCSFEIELECYLTEPVIDRKSGLPLEWWKQNEDRFQSLAPLAKKFLCTPPSSVPSERVFSEVGIIYDKCWSRLTGDQVDKLCFLHYNLKLLNWEY